The Plasmodium brasilianum strain Bolivian I chromosome 11, whole genome shotgun sequence nucleotide sequence tcttcctcttttttattagttctgctttttttttcatttcatcaatttttttcaacGTCCTTCTTCTAAAGGATAACCAATTTTCTTCGCTCTtggacattttttttttttttttttttttatggtaaGGCACAAATAGATGATGATTGTTCATCTTATCATCGTTTTTACTATTCATTGCATCTTTTTTCATGTTactgattttatttttgtcatctttatttttactttttaaataaaacaaataattatcttcatttttagttaaggcataaaataattttttatgaactaGCGATCTTTGAACATTTTCCGCAAAATGGTAAAacgttattatattattcttgtCCATATCTTCTGATAAACTACCAAATATACTTCTTAATTctaaagtattttttatttcattcataaatataaagcagGAATGTTCATACCTCCTTTCCTTTTctatataatgttttatattttttaatatatttaacatattatCATACTCTACCTTTTCAATTTTACATTTCATCTTAATCAAATTTCTCTCCTCCTCCTCAGCACAAACAATCACTTTGCTCTTATTCTCATTCTTTAATATTAGTAGCagtaattttatcttttccatAAAATTCTTGTAATACACGTTTTCAAATATGTACCTATATTTTGCCTTCTCCTTGCATAGAAAAAACTGCTTCAGCCTTTCCTCTTCGCTGCTGCCTTTGTTgatcttttttttgtgagCGGCCTCTTCATCTATCCAATCGTCTGTTTCGTAGTCTATCGTATCGTCTGCTTCATCATCTGCCTCATCATCTATATCATCGTTCAACTCTTCATCAAAATCTTCCTCCCCTTCCTCATCCGCTACTCTCCCTTCCTCATCTGCTACTCTCCCTTCCTCATCTGCTACTCTCCCTTCCTCATCTACTACTATCCCTTCCTCATCTGCTACTCTTCCTTCATCATCTGTTACTATCCCTTCCTCATCTGCTACTATCCCTTCCTCATCTGCTACTCTTCCTTCCTCATTTGCTACTCTTCCTTCCTCATCTGCTACTATCCCTTCCTCATCTGCTACTCTTCCTTCATCATCTGCTACTCTTCCTTCCTCATCTACTACTATCCCTTCCTCATCTGCTACTCTTCCTTCATCATCTGTTACTATCCCTTCCTCATCTGCTACTCTTCCTTCATCATCTGCTACTCTCCCTTCCTCATCTACTACTATCCCTTCCTCATCTGCTACTCTTCCTTCATCATCTGCTACTCTCCCTTCCTCATCTACTACTATCCCTTCCTCATCTGCTACTATCCCTTCCTCATCTGCTACTATCCCTTCCTCATCTGCTACTATCCCTTCCTCATCTGCTACTATCCCTTCCTCATCTGCTATTCCTGCTTCTTCTCTCATCCCTTGGTATACCGTTCTGTCTATTTTTTCCAACTCTTCGTCTAAATTATCGCATATCTCCTGGCTTATCCCTTGGCCTAAATTTGCATCGGTCCATAAGCCTTTGGCTTGATCAGTAAGCTGAGGAGTGTATCTTACCTGCTGTACCCCATTAGAGGTATCCATAAAAGATCGCCTAAACTTTTCATCATTGGCTAACTTAAATTCATTCTCTAAAACAGATGCATTAATTTCGAATGTAATTGAATCTTGTTTTTGTGTTATATCGAAATATTTCAAAACGTCGTCTTCTTCCTCTTTATCTGCTACTACTGCTTCGTCTGCTACTACTGCTTCATCTGCTACCACCCCTTTGTCTGCTACCACTCCTTCGTCTGCTACTACTGCTGCCCTTTCATTTGAGCTGGAACTACTATGTACCTTTGCTAACTCTTTACTCCTTTTATacgatatatatttttttaacccAGACAGAGATAACTCACTGAAGTCTACAACCTTACATTCATGTTCTTCCTCCTTGTTTAGGGGATTCGCACTTAAAATTTGCCCTTCATCAGAATTGCTCATTTTAATATGACTACTGCTACAATTACGCTCATTGTCTATTTCATACTGTTCGGAAGgttcatttgttttatatcGACGTCCTTCATTTACATCATCTAAGTAGACCTCCTGTGCGCCGCTGCTCTCTTCCTGTGtgttcattaattttatgtttatattaacattatatatatcaagtacttcattaattttttttattaaaccaTTGACAGTGTTTCTATCTATTGTTGTTTTGTTATATCTCTTCTTTAATACCTCATGTATGCGTTGTTCTTCTATTTCATAAATGTCAATAGGTAGTAAGGCATTTGttatagttttattttttttatttttattttttttattaacattaatattattcctattatcaaacacatttttttttaaaagttctGTTATTATACTTTTCACATCGCTCTCATCgtattttaccatttttctaatttttcgTTCTGCTGAATGTTTCTTTAGCAATACTTTATAATCGTCTTCTAATTTCCTTAAATTATCGAAGTTTACTTGTCTGCTTACACTTCTTGTTATAATATTGCTACTTTCTACAGTCTTATCCACCTCATctgcattattattaaaaaaaatatgacttgttaatgttttttttttcttctctttgaTATTAAATTCAGACTCTAAATTTTTCAAGTAATCTAAATCTAAAAGATTATCATGTAAACAGTTGAGAAAAATCTCTTTAATATCCTCttctttatattcttttaatttttttaatgaacaaataaaattagcgTCTTTATGTTTTGTTAGcctaattatatatatcataaaagcggtggtaaattttatatcatttaaagtataattttttattttttctcttactttaaaatttttcaaatagtTGTAAacttcttctcttttttttctttttccaatACAGCAAAACAAGCCACTAATCGAATCAACAAGTCGGAAAAAGTACATACAAAATGATTTGTATTTGTCGTCTTTGTTTATTACTCTGCGTATTTTTGCGTTATCCCTTTTTTCATTCAACGTTTTGAGGAGGTTCTCTCCACTATCATCTGGGTCGCTCTCACTTCTGGGGCTCTCAATTTTTCCCCTTACCTTTTTGCCGCTTACATTTTGATCGATCGCGCTTTCTCTTCTATTGCTTCTTTGGTCCGAAATGTGTGCTTCTATATCTTCTGCATACAGATGGTTAGTgaacttttcttttatttcttttattttttcctcatcATATAAATTGCGTGGGTAATTATCGGAAAAATCAATTTCACCTTTTTCACCTGAACAGTTCAGGAATTCTGGAAAATTATTTGAGTTATCCATTTCGTCAAATTTTTCACCTTCTTGCAGTTCTTCGTCAGTTAGGTTTTCTTCATGGGGATAATTATAACTGTCTGTTTGATCAAAATAAGTGGAAGAACTTTCGTTCATAtgactattattattgttatcaaAATTTGAGTTATCCTTTGAATTATCACTTGAACTGTCATCATCTTTATCCGAAATACTAGTATCCATTACATTCTGTACATACTCATAATTGGCATAGTTCGTAGCAGCATCGAAATTCGATTTTGATAAATTTTCTTCATACTGCAAATTACATGAACTGGTAAAGGTAAAGAAGCTGAGAATGTTTACAATTTCATTGACATATACTGAAACGTCTAAAATACTCTTGGAGTAATACtcagaaattttaaaaatataagaagagGTGTTAATATCTAGGCATTCTTTTAACTCTCTTTTTATATACGACCTGACTGATTCATATTTTGTTggattgtatatatatttttctttcttgatcatattaacttttttaaatatatgataaaaatataaataattgtagTCTTCTTCTTTTACTGCATTTAAAAACTTGCATCGcttcttattttcttctcTGTAATTATTATTCCCTGCATCCGGTTCTTTTATGTGGTCATTTAAGTATGtactttttgtttcatttttattaacatgtCGGCTGTTACTATTTCTGTCAATACTGCTGCTACTATTGCTGCTAATACTGCTGCTAATATTGCTGCTACTATTGCTGCTAATACTGCTGCTAATATTGCTGCTAATACTGCTGCTACTATTGCTGTCAATACTGCTGCTAATACTGCTGTCAATACTGCTGCTAATATTGCTGCTAATATTGCTGCTAATAGTATGGCGATTTTTcctctttaaatttttttcaaggACGTTGTAATATGTGTATCCTAAGGTACTGTTTTTCTTAATAAGGTAACTTATACATGATCTTACAAGAGCGATGATAACAACGAGGAAACTTGGTTTcattaaaagtaaaagatttttctattcatattttttcttcttcgaTTAGGGCTACAAAAAGAAGCTTACCTGTTTTAAACGtgtaaaacatttttagCTGCTCTTCGATACTGTGATATGTAAAAATGGGGGAAGCGAAAAATGGGGAAAGGAAAAGAATAGGGCTTAAAATAATGGAGCACTATAAATGGGGAACAGAAAAGGGCGGAAAAAGGGATATACGGAAAAGATATAAACATATGGCCaacataaaattaagaagAAGAATACTCAGCACAGGAACCGCTACTCAATGAGTGTGTcataatatgcataatacaaatgaaaaaaaaataaaaagtatatcaGTGTAATAACTTTATCtcgttttaaaaaattaccaaagaaaaaaaaaaaaaaaatgataaaaatgaataaaatgataaaaatgaataaaatgataaaaatgaataaaatgataaaaatgaataaaatgataaaaatgaataaaatgataaaaatgataaaaatgattaaaatgataaaaatgataaaaaggaaatataatgTGAAATACTGTTGTGATGATATTTGTGTTTTTCCTAGTAGCActatgttaaaatataatggtTGGCAAGAAAATCATGGgaaaataaatggaaaaagatGACaaaggattttttttttttttttcttccatatatgtttacaaaCGTACGACATAGTCTATTGCGTGTAAACATTcgattattctttttttaatttttctttttcctttgaAGATAGTAAATTCTGCGAAAGTTTTGGCTTAACTGCTGTGTCAACGTACCAACTGAAAACTCGTGATAAAGAGGATGAGAAAAatgagcaaaaaaaaaaaggaaaagtttTCCTGTTTAGACTCAAACAAATTACAAATGAGGATAACGATACCTCCGAAATGTGCGCACTGAAAAATGGCAAAATTCGTAGCTGCATTATTTgctcatatttatataagatTCATCGCGCCTTCGTTCCTTCATATTTGTGTATCTACATATTCGCACATTCATATAATAAcgtatgaaatatatttttgtgtacatatttttatttttttatttacctcAGTGATCACCTCCTAATTTATGAGAAAGACATAAATTTCAGCAGTGGTGTTCTTCAGTCGAATTATCTATTTACAAACGAAgtacgaaaaaaaatgaattccATATGTGTGCTTTATCCCTAGTATTATAAACACCTTTATTCTTCgtatttgttttcatttttctttttcttctcatcctttaaaatatatctatagaGTCTGTTGTTGGGCAGTGTATGCGTTAATGGGTTTCACTTGTCACACGTAAAGGATGGAACTCATCATCAAATATTTGCAACTCcggatgaaaaaaataattctggTTAGCCAGCTAATTTTACGATAAATTAACagtaataacatattttatgaagttatcatttttttactaatttttttaggtCTCTCTTTTGATGCTTTTAATAGCAAGCctgagtaaaaaaaaaaaaaaaaaaaattaaagagaaaaagagaaaatgtgaaaaagttaaaaaatgaaaaagtaaaaaaatgaaaaagttaaaaaatgaaaacgttaaaaaatgaaaacgttaaaaaatgaaaacgttaaaaaatgaaaaagttaaaaaatgaaaacgttaaaaaatgaaaacgttaaaaaatgaaaaagagaaaaagcgGATAGAGAAAAATATTGGGGCAAAAAATATGGTTCAAAAAACATTTCATCATAAATAGAACgtacaaatatgtaaattgAAATTTGCTTATTACTGTTAACAtgtatttttagaaaaatctGTGTATCTTTTAGTAATGGTGATATGTGTTTTCTTGTTGATGGGAATGAAGTACAATTGTGGTAAGAACATTGACAACTTAGAGATATTTGTGTTGTGTGTACGTGTGCACATAAACATTTgttattatgaataatagtagctagaaaaaaaaaaaaaaaaaaaaaaatgtctttattttttgagaagaaaattttctttcatttattacttttgtatattcatatttatataccaATTCATCGCCATTAACTTCTATTGAacttatttactttttatatgtgaaaaattaaaactttgTCAACGCAGGAAAGCTCATGAGTATCATGTGTGGGCATGCACATTTAATGGAAGTGAAAATGTTGTAACAACAGGTTTTAAAGtgatttcattttttcatatattattttctgtttttataatacgtcttttaaaatgtaaaacatCTTGTCATATTGTATTGTATTGCGTTGTATAGCACTGagttgtattttattattttttatttttttcatttttttcatttttttttatttttttcatttttttcttttttttttttttttttatttttttcttttttttttttttttttcttttttttgtcttttcgAAACCTTAGGTTCTGATGATTGCTCCTTTATAATATGGGATTTGAGAACAGCTAACATTTCTCAGATAAACAAGAGGTAATTTTAAGGGATCCTtattgaataatataaaatgtgtaaTTGGGAAAAAATACGACCATATTATGTACTATGAGGTtacttataataaaaatatgttaatgtACACACAGCAAATAGTAGTagcttttatttatttgtctTCTCGTATTATATTTGCAGATCCCATTCACAGGGTGTTACAGCGGTTAAATTTGAAGATCGTAGTCACTTGCTGTACACGGCATCGTACGAAAACGCAAAATATAGAagttttttatgtatgtacatacatatgtatgcactatttttttttatctatttacaTGTATGCATTTTGTCTTGTCGCCTCATAGGTACGACAACAAAATACGCACTTTTGATTTGAGAAACATTCAAGATCCTCTACAAATAGTTGATGTGAAGTCGAGCATATGGAGGATTAAATTTTTGTacaagtataaaaaatactaattATATGCTGAAAATAAAccattttaatgttttttttattataattattttttcactttataattattttattattattattttttatcatttttatttatttatctatttacttatacatttactcatttattattatttttttttgttgttgttcTCTTAAGAAATGAAGAAGCAAACAAACTGTTAGTTGCAGCCTGTGATGGGGGAGCTcagatatttaaaaaactaaACAATGGTataaatacacacatatacatataaatatacagatacggatacatataaacatatctatttattttcatgtttaaggaacaaaaaattaaggaaCGACTAATTTTTTCCCCCGTTTACGTCCATTTTGCAGAGTTCGTTTTTAAAAAGGGTGTGAGCAACGACAATGAGTTAACTTATGGGATAGACGCTATTGATAtttggaataaaaaaaaaaaaaaaaaaatttatttttcttgttctttttataataaagaaattcaAATGTGGGTTTAGACGAAACAGAGAAAtggaaaagggaaaaaataaagaagcaGCGCAAAAATGTACGTTATTGGCATGTTTTTATcctattaaaaatttttatctcATTGAGCATACATATACGGTACATTACAGTATAGcacaatacatatatacgtgctTGTATGCATGCAGGTTACACGCATTCTTATTACGGTATGAAGCTACTTAGCTATCTATCTAGCtagctatttttttcttttttatcatttttacaaaagtACATTAACATcgttcataaaatttttaaatactcttttttttaattttacatgtTTTTCCCATCCTGTTCATCGTCTTTATAATTACTTCCATCTGTTTCATTATTAGATATACCTTCCCCATATTTTCCTTCGCACGTTCTTTCATCCTTATCATTAGCATAATCATCATATTCATCTTCATCCTCATCAGTGTACATATTCTGAATGAACTCATCCTCATCTTCTTTACCTCTTTCTTCTGCATCTCCTTCCTGGTCAGGTATATCTACGTCCTGCATATGTTTATCATCTTTTGAGGTATTATGTTCATTTTCCCCAGCATGAAATATGTCTATCCACGAAGTAAGGTACAACAAAATTTCGTTAAATTGTTTTAACGTTTTTATGGAGTATTTATTATcaatattgtatataaatgGATAATCAAATTtcttgtaataaaaaaaatgttgtgCTGATGAGGAAATTACATGATTTTGTTTATCattatgttcatataaaaacatGAACAAGCAagatcttttaaaaaatgaaatatcaTAAAAGTTTTCTTCCTTGTTCATAATAAaagcataatttttaaaaatgttttttgtAGAATATAAAGGTATAaagttattattaattatatgagaaaattttatatcatttaaggtaataaaaaaatattcttcctgtttttgtttgttcacaaaatttttaaacaaattatcATCATGATTGTTCAAAaaggtataaaaaaattttgtacttGTATTATCTAaacatataacataaatattttttatattaaaataaaacaccATTAACATGAGTaatcttttaataatttttatattttccaaaatatTCTCCTTATAATCCAGTTGTGGGTATATAGATAAACTTTGAgttaaataagaaattttatcacatatatttcttacattaatatttatacttttttcatttgcacTTAATATAAGTATACCTTTATCTGTATCAACATTTAACTCATCGATTGGCTGCAAATTGTTATTTTCCTTATCATTCATACTTGTCAAGTTGATAATAATTGatttgttttgtttcatCAAAAAATTACTGT carries:
- a CDS encoding hypothetical protein (conserved Plasmodium protein): MKPSFLVVIIALVRSCISYLIKKNSTLGYTYYNVLEKNLKRKNRHTISSNISSNISSSIDSSISSSIDSNSSSSISSNISSSISSNSSSNISSSISSNSSSSIDRNSNSRHVNKNETKSTYLNDHIKEPDAGNNNYREENKKRCKFLNAVKEEDYNYLYFYHIFKKVNMIKKEKYIYNPTKYESVRSYIKRELKECLDINTSSYIFKISEYYSKSILDVSVYVNEIVNILSFFTFTSSCNLQYEENLSKSNFDAATNYANYEYVQNVMDTSISDKDDDSSSDNSKDNSNFDNNNNSHMNESSSTYFDQTDSYNYPHEENLTDEELQEGEKFDEMDNSNNFPEFLNCSGEKGEIDFSDNYPRNLYDEEKIKEIKEKFTNHLYAEDIEAHISDQRSNRRESAIDQNVSGKKVRGKIESPRSESDPDDSGENLLKTLNEKRDNAKIRRVINKDDKYKSFCMYFFRLVDSISGLFCCIGKRKKREEVYNYLKNFKVREKIKNYTLNDIKFTTAFMIYIIRLTKHKDANFICSLKKLKEYKEEDIKEIFLNCLHDNLLDLDYLKNLESEFNIKEKKKKTLTSHIFFNNNADEVDKTVESSNIITRSVSRQVNFDNLRKLEDDYKVLLKKHSAERKIRKMVKYDESDVKSIITELLKKNVFDNRNNINVNKKNKNKKNKTITNALLPIDIYEIEEQRIHEVLKKRYNKTTIDRNTVNGLIKKINEVLDIYNVNINIKLMNTQEESSGAQEVYLDDVNEGRRYKTNEPSEQYEIDNERNCSSSHIKMSNSDEGQILSANPLNKEEEHECKVVDFSELSLSGLKKYISYKRSKELAKVHSSSSSNERAAVVADEGVVADKGVVADEAVVADEAVVADKEEEDDVLKYFDITQKQDSITFEINASVLENEFKLANDEKFRRSFMDTSNGVQQVRYTPQLTDQAKGLWTDANLGQGISQEICDNLDEELEKIDRTVYQGMREEAGIADEEGIVADEEGIVADEEGIVADEEGIVADEEGIVVDEEGRVADDEGRVADEEGIVVDEEGRVADDEGRVADEEGIVTDDEGRVADEEGIVVDEEGRVADDEGRVADEEGIVADEEGRVANEEGRVADEEGIVADEEGIVTDDEGRVADEEGIVVDEEGRVADEEGRVADEEGRVADEEGEEDFDEELNDDIDDEADDEADDTIDYETDDWIDEEAAHKKKINKGSSEEERLKQFFLCKEKAKYRYIFENVYYKNFMEKIKLLLLILKNENKSKVIVCAEEEERNLIKMKCKIEKVEYDNMLNILKNIKHYIEKERRYEHSCFIFMNEIKNTLELRSIFGSLSEDMDKNNIITFYHFAENVQRSLVHKKLFYALTKNEDNYLFYLKSKNKDDKNKISNMKKDAMNSKNDDKMNNHHLFVPYHKKKKKKKMSKSEENWLSFRRRTLKKIDEMKKKAELIKKRKMEKREKKVKRVVAMLKSKKHTK
- a CDS encoding diphthine methyltransferase, which translates into the protein MIKMIKRKYNVKYCCDDICVFPSSTMLKYNDSKFCESFGLTAVSTYQLKTRDKEDEKNEQKKKGKVFLFRLKQITNEDNDTSEIDHLLIYEKDINFSSGVLQSNYLFTNESLLLGSVCVNGFHLSHVKDGTHHQIFATPDEKNNSGLSFDAFNSKPEKICVSFSNGDMCFLVDGNEVQLWKAHEYHVWACTFNGSENVVTTGSDDCSFIIWDLRTANISQINKRSHSQGVTAVKFEDRSHLLYTASYDNKIRTFDLRNIQDPLQIVDVKSSIWRIKFLYKNEEANKLLVAACDGGAQIFKKLNNEFVFKKGVSNDNELTYGIDAIDIWNKKKKKKIYFSCSFYNKEIQMWV